ATTCTGACTTTGTTGTTGATGCAAATGAAGATTTAGATCAACTAGAAGAATCTTCTGTAATGGCGTCATCAGATGAATCAGTTGCAGTTCTTGGTAGTGAGTCTGTTTCGCCAACTGATGAAATTCTATTAGAAGAAAGTGTTGCACTAGAGAAAGATGTAGTCGTTACAGCATCAGACTATTATGAAGTTCAAAAAGGTGAGACACTTATGTGGATCGCTTTTAAACTATATGGTGACTATAGAAAGTGGAGAGATATTCAAGCAATGAACCAAGAAGCTTTAGCTGACGGTCTACAAGCTGGTGATAAAATTAAATATCAAAGTGGTCAATATAATTGGAACCCTGTTGGACTACCTCACTTAATTAGAAGAGGTGAAACACTAGGTGTTATTTCACAAGACAAGTATGGAACTCCTGCAAAATGGAGATCAATTTGGGACAACAATAGAGATATGATTAAAGATCCTAATTTAATATTTGCTGGATTTACACTTTATTATGTACCAGAGGAAAGAGATGTTGCTTCCGAGTCTATGTAATTAATGTATAATAAATTAGTTATATAAAGCTCTCATTATGAGAGCTTTTTTATTTTATACTTTATAGATGATGAGAATTTTAATCTTTTTAACAATATTTACTTTAACGTCATGTACTTATTTTTATAAGAACGATAACGACTATCCTTATAATTACCAAGATACATTTACATCTCAAGATTATTTGAATCATCTAGAAGGGATCGCTAATTTATTTATTGCAAATAATAGAGTAAAAAAAGCTAATCAAAGATCTCGTCGTTATTTAAATAAAATAGCAAAAGAACTTTATCTTAATAACCAAGGTCTTTTTCAAAAAGATGACTTTGGGATCAATTTCTATATTGTTGAAGATAATAGAAATTTCTATTTTTCGCTTCCAAAAAATAATGTCTTTATGTCCAGAGGCCTTTTAAGAAACTATATGAATAGTGAAAATATCTTTGTAGCTGTTTTACTTGGTGAGCTTATTAGAAGTAAAATAGGGATTTATGAAAGAAAGAGGCTTATACCTCTCAACTCGTATACGATAGATGATATGATTCGTATCAATAGTCTAGATTTAAACGCTAAGCGTGACTTAAATAATTTGGTTTACGAAGTTTTAATTAAGTCAGGGTATGATCCTGAAGCACGTCTTCTATGGTTACAAACTCTAAACCGACAATCAATCAGCTTTAGTGTACAGGGAGTTCATTCTCATGAACTATCAAAAGAAGAATTCTTACTGAAAAACTATATGGTAAATAGTGGTGAAGATAAAAATTTGATTTTTGAGAAAAATTCATCACGCCAGTTTTACTATTTTAAAGAAAGTATCTAATGAGTATTTAGGATGAATAAAGAACTAATTATACATAAGCTGAAAGAAGCTGGTTTTTATAATAATGAGAGTTTGTTAGAGAAACTTTCTGGTGATGCTTCAAGTAGAGAGTACTATCGATTAACAAATACGTCGCAGTCTTTTGTAATATGTATTGAGTCACCTAATGGTCAACAAAGTTGTGATTTTAATACGGTCACAAATAATATTTTAGATAATATCAAAACACCTGAAATATTTTTCTACGATCCAGAGTTCTCAATTCTTGTTTTAGAAGATATTGGCAGTGTCTCACTTAAGGACTTTTATCAAGATTCAGGTTTAAGTAAACATATTCAAGCAGTAGAAGATATTAAAAAGTATCAACAAATGCCTTTAGGCTTTTGTATGAATCGAATCTTTGATAGAGAAAAAATTGGATTTGAGTTTGATCTCGCTTGTAACTTTTTCTTGAATCAATACATGGGTGTTACTTTAGATTTTAAAGAGAAAGACATAGTTAAAGATGTTCGAGAGTTCATTATTGATTATTATGAAGCTCATAGAGATGTTGTCTGTCATCGCGATTATCATTCTAATAATCTATACGTAAAGGATAATGTTCTATTTCATATAGATTATCAGGATATGAGAGTTGGCCCAAAAATGTATGATTTAGTCTCATTAGTTGATGACTGTTATATAAATTTCTCTGAAGAAGAAAAAAAGAAATTACTTCTTACTTATGATGAGGGATTCCACGAAAAATATGGCCATGATTATCATATAGTACAAGTTCAACGTACATTTAAAGCTCTTGGAAGCTTTTCATACTTAAAGATTGATAAGAATAAAGATGGGTATCTTCAGTTCATTCCTACAAATTTAAATAAGCTAATTAGTATCTGTGAAAAAAGTTCAATAGAGGTGTTTAGATCTTTTTCTGATATTTTAAAAAGAGGTTTAAATGATTAAGACTTGTTTCATCGCGAGTGCTGGCTTTGGTACTAGAATGGGGAATTTAGGCAAGATTATTCCTAAGCCTTTATGGCCTTTCTTTAATCTCAGACTGCTAGATTTACAAGTTGCGTATGCTAAGATGTTAGGTTGTGAAAAAATTTATATTAACTCACATCACTGCCATGAAGAAATGCAGAACTGGGCACAAGGTAAAGATGTTGTCTTGCTTCATGAACCGACGATTCTTGGAAGCGGAGGATGCATCCATAATCTAAAAAAATATGTTGATGACGAGATTATTTTTATTATTAACTCTGATCAATTCTACTTTTTCGACTTTTCTCAAATTAATGAAGATATTAAAAGAATGCTTGAAGATGATGCTATTGCACACTTGTATGCAATTAAAGTTGATCACGATGCTACTTATAATGAGACAAAAGTTATTGATGGGAAGTTGTCTAGTATTGCTCCTCATGAAGGAACTAGTAGTTATTTAACTTATTCAGGGGTTGGAATACTAGACCTAAGTAAAGTTCCTCAATTAGAAGGTGAGTCTTCCTTTTTTAAAACAGTAGCCGATTTTAAGAATAAAAATGTTCACATGAGTTTACCAAAAGAACCTATTTTTTTAGATTTAGGAACGTTAGATAAGTATATTGATGTTATCTCCGAACTTGAGAAACTCCCTACAGTTATTAAGAAGTTTGTTGCGGCAATTGAAGAATTAGACGGTGTCGATTTCAAGTCAACTTCTACTATGGAATGGGCCGGTGTCACATTTAACTTTGACACTAATACAATATCTTACGAGGGAAAAGACTATTCTTTTTGAGTAACTTCTTTAATACAGTCTACAGGACAGACAAGTGTGCATGCATTACATAAAGTACACGCCCATGGTTCAATTGTATATTTACCCTTGTCCATAAAGATAGCCTTTTCTGGACAAATGAGCCTGCAGTTATCACACTCTATACAACGTGAAGAAATTTCGAGATAATAATCCATATATTAATTATAACAAAATTTGAAATTTAAGGTAACAATTGCACAATACTGACACTCTAACATTCAAATTGCTAAATATTCTGTTTGTGGTATTTTCTCTGTTTTTTTTGCACACATGTTACTCACTTGATGCAGATGTTTCAGCAATTGACTTAAATCGTTTTATAGGAATTCTCACAACATATAAAATTACGACTGCACTTGCGGCTTTCTTAATATTTAAAGTTCTATTTATGGGAGAATTTACTATAGTGATATTGTCAGTCTTTGTACTCAATATCTTTTATAAGGTTTTTTCACTATTCTTAGTGGAGTATGACAAAATAATTCTCCTTATGGCAGTTATCTTCTTATTAGTTTCATACAATATGATTCTGCTATTAAAAGAAGAATTAGCACAAGCAATTTTTAAACCAATTTTTACGAAAGAGAATTTTAATTTTGACGGATTCTGCTCTCTCGAAGGAAGTGTCTACTTATCTTCTGGTTCTTGTTTACCTGTTAAGATTTCTAACTGTGACGATAAGGGAATCGTTATCTTTACTAGCGAAAAAATATCTAAGGGTGAAAAAGTAGAATTTGAGTTAGAATATGAAGGTAAGAAATTTATTGATAATTTTTGTGTCGAATTAGTTTACCCAAATGGATATGGGTTAAAGTTATTATCAACGATAGAAGATAATAATTATAACTGGATTACACTTTATAATATTTTGAAACGTCGAGGAATTGTTTCATTATAATCTAGGAAGGATCGTTTAATGTTTAAGTATTTAATCATTTTATTAGTTTTTATTTCATGTAATTCGAACAAGTCACCAGAAGGTGTTTTAAAAGGCTTTATTGAAAAAAGACTTAATAACGAAATTAAAGTTGATGACTTAGAGGACTATTTAACAGGAAGTCTACTTGAGGAATACACTCAAGCATTAACTGATGACCCTAAAAAGTTAAATGAGATGTCAAAATATGAGAAGTCTCGCTTATCTATTGTATATAAGAACTGTTCAGGAGACGAGTGTTCCATTACTTACTCTGTCTCTTATGATGACGAGGCCACTGACGGTAAGGCCAAACAAGATGTTTCAATTTCTGTTAAGAAGATAGCTCTTATTATAAAAAAAGATGATAAGTGGTTAATATCAGATATTAGTGATGTGAAGTCATTTTACGAGTTTAAAGAGTCGGAAGTTCGTTAAGATATCCTCTTCCTTACCGATAAGTAAGGCGTGAAAAGTGGCAAAATTTTAGATCTTTCATTTGAGAAATTAGTTGGAGAAACTTTCAATTTAACAGAAAGTGCCAATTCTAATGCTCATCAACTAAATTATATTTCAGAAATTAAGTCGTATCGACTTTGGATAGCTGGTACTTTTATCGATTTCCCAAAAGGACTTTCCTTTATAGATGATCTCAAAAAAACGAGTTTTATCGAGTTGAAGCTTTATGACAAGGCCCTTAATAATGGCCTTAAAGAAGTGCTCAATAGCCACGAGGACTTGGTGGTTTATATGATGGATGAAGATATTTTTATTGAAGCAAAAGAATATAAAGAAATAAAAAAAGCGGCTTAAGAGCCGCTTTTTTTTATAGTGTATTGTAATAATTTTTAAGCATTAATGCATCATCTTCTAGGTTTGGTGAATTACAAATCATATATCCACCACAACCATTCTTCTTAAGTGACTTAAGAAGATCTTTCCAGTTAAAGTCAGACTTCTCAAGGTTAAGATGCTTTAGATCACCTTTAGAGTTAGTGCTGATTCCTGAAATATGAATGTGCATATTTTTAACTGAGTCTTCACCTAGTTCCTCTTTGAGTTTTGCAATTACTTCATCAAACTCTTCTTCAGAGTTGTATTGATTAGTACGTGCATATAGGTGAGAGAAGTCCATACATGGGCGACAAGAGTCTACATTCTTAGTTAAGCTGATTAGTTCTTCTAATGAACCAAACTGTGAAGTCTTTCCTGTTAGTTCTGGACGAAGCTCGATTTCAATATCAAGTCTGCTTAGTCTTTCTTCGATTACATTCATTGATTTTTCAACTAAGTCGAATACATCATATGGAGAATCTTTCATATAGAAGGCAGCGTGGAAAGTCATTGATTCTGCACCACAAAGGTCAGAGATCTTTGCTGTTTGAATGATTCTTTCAACTGAAGAATCAATCTTATCCTGCTCCCTAGCATTTAGATTGATATAGTATGGGCCGTGTGAAGTTAATGGAACGCCTAGCTCATATGATACTTTTCTTAGATTAGAAGAAACTTCTTCCTTCATTCTTACGCCGTGTGCAAACTCAAGTTGCATACAATCAAGTCCAAGTTCGTGAATTCTTTTAACACCTTCTACTGGATTGTTCTTTTTAACTGTAGAATTAGGAACACCTGCTGTACCAAAAAGTAGCTTAGTATGCATTCAAAATACCCCTTCTGCTTATATTTAAAACGTTAATGCCTTGTGTATCACAATTACGTATTCCACAATAGTCGCGCTGCGAAATCTTGTGTCTGGCGCTTCATATATATGCGCTTTTGTCTAACTGTGATTCAGATGACTTATAGCCGGATTTTGGATTTGGGTCTATAATTAGAGAATATCTTGTAAAAAAAATAGGGACAAAAATTTGTTTAGTGTATTAATTTCATATTTATTAAGTCTTTTCATCGTCTTTATTCAGGTATTTTTCCTGGCCGGAGGCTTCATTGTATTTAGCACGAACTTACATATTTCGAGTTCGGTCGTACTTGCTACATTAATTTATGTAATTTCATTTACTTACATTATCCCTTCCGTCGTTTTGGCCAGACTAAACCCTGTTCGATTAGATAAGAAAGTACACGTGGCCATTTTTAATAAAATTAATGGGCTTCATTTTAGAGGTAATAAAGGTAGGTTGAAGTTTTTCGAGAGTAAGAATGCTCCATTTTTCATTATGGGCAGCCTGCTTGGATCAGGTTACGTCATTATAAACTCAACGGTCATAGAGAGTCTGGGCCCTTCTGAGATGGATAAATACCTGGAAGCAGAGCTTAGCTTCAACGAAACGATAAACGCTAAAGTATTGACTCATATATTAATCGTCCTGCTATTTTGGCGTGGTATTTTTAATTTCATTTTTAAGATTGCTAGAGCGGAAGCGGTCTTCCGCTATATGTTTGCGGTACCTAGGCGATTATTTAATCGACTTTCTAATAGTTTTAAAAGTTACCATTTCAAAAAACACGAGAGTGTGGATATGAGAGGTGTTGCTCAAAAAGTAATCTACTTAGAAAGCGCGATGATTAATGATGTTCACTTCAATGTGGCCTCTACAACGATGTGGTCAATTCTTCGTTCTCCAGATGAAATGGATGAAAGATTTCATCAAAGTGAGTTGCTATGAAGAACTTTTTTAAGTACTTCAAAGATTTAGATTTTACCAAATACTATCCAGCGCTTTTTACAGTTGTCTTTTTATCTGTACTTTTTCAGTATAAGTTTCAGTCTATTGAAGCGATCTTCTATGATTTAAGACTAAAGTTGGACATGACTCTTGTTCATGATGACAATATTGTCCTAATAAAAATTGATGAAGAAAGTGATGAGTTTTTAGGCGAGAGCTATCCATACACTTATACAACTTATTTAAAGCTATTTAGAAAAGTCTTAAAAGATAAGCCGGCCATTATTAATTTCTTTGGCGATTTGTCGGCTCCCTTAAATGAGAGAGAGGCAGCTTCATTACAATTACTCCACGATGAAATTAAGGCCTATATGAAACAAGGTGGGCTCTATCGCTATGCTACAGAACTTGACTCTTGGGGTGAGCGACTGCCGCCACAAGAGTTGAGAGATCTGGGATATTCACCGGCCGTGGTTAATATTGATAGTAAATTATTTGCCAAGGATGATGTTGTTAGAAGAATGGTTCTAAATATATCAGGAGAAGAGACTCTCGATTTTTGGACGGCCAACGAATGGAGAATTATTAATAATAAGGAGCCATTAGTATTAAATAAATTAAAGAGTGCTTACTATATGCCAGAAGCTGACGCGAGCTTTAGTTTATTTCGTTATCCTCTTAGATCACTTGAATATCTAGAAAAATTACCTGTTCACCGTGTTGTCGTAGGAAATATTCCTAGTGGCTATTTTAATGGCAAGGTCGTCCTTATTGGACCTTCATATATTTCAAATCTAAGACATTACGCAAAAACTCCATTTGATAAAGATCAAAAAAGAACTTCGAAATTAGAAATTCATGCCAATATGACAAAGGCATTAATGGAAAATCAGTTAATCTACTCTATACCTCTATGGGTAACGAAATTACTTTCAATGTTAATTGGTGTTGTCTTATCAATTGTTATTTCTAGGATTCAACCTGCAAAGGGTCTACTCATTACTTTTGGGATCATTGTTGGAACAGTATTGTTTTCGTATTTAATCTTTCTACTCTTTGGGCTTTGGCTTTATATTACCCATATCTTATTAACAGTTTTTGTCGTTTATTATATTTGGGTTCCTTTCAGGGCCATCGGTGAGTATCAAAGACGTTATAAAATTCAAGAAGAAACAAAGCTGTTGAAAAGAGTTGAGAATTTAAAGCAAAACTTTATCTCTTTAATGAGTCACGACTTAAAAACACCTGTCGCAAAAATTGCTGGTGTCGCAGATAATATGTTGCAACGAAATCGTGGTGGGGAAACCTATATGCATGATGGCCTAAAGACTATTATTGATTCAACAAAGGAACTTAATAATTTCATTACTTCGATCTTAGATTTAACGAAGGTAGAGTCTCGAAATATTTCTCTTAACTTACAGAGTAAAGATATTAATAAGATCATCGAAGACTGTGTAAATAGTTTAACTTATCTAGCTCGTTCTAAAGAGATGACTATTGAAACTGAGCTTGGCCCGTTATTTCCAATTGAAGTTGATGTTAGTTTGGTTAATCGAATTATTTCCAATATTGTCGAAAACTCCATTAAGTATGCTGGAGAAGGAAAGGAAATAAATATTAAGACTTGGGATGATGATACATGGGTCTATATTGAGATTTCTGATAATGGTGTCGGTATGGGCCAAGATGATGTTGATAATATATTTGAGAAGTTTTATCGGGTTAAAAATGATGCGTCCCATATTATTAAGGGAAGCGGTCTAGGTCTTTATCTGGTAAAATACTTCGTAGAACTTCATGGGGGTGAAATTTCTGTAACATCATCACCTGGAGAGGGAACTAGTTTTCTAATTAAATTTTTGAATAAATAAATGGAGTGCATATGCATAAGGTTTTAGTTGTCGATGATGATAAAGTTTTACAAACCTCTGTAAGAGAGGCCCTCGAATTTCATCACTTTGCGGTTGATGTTGCTGACAACGGAAAAGAGGCATTAAGTGCGGTTTATAAAACTAAGTATGACTTAGTTGTTATGGACGTAAATATGCCAGAAATGGATGGTATTGAAGCATTAACAGAAATCAAAAAACATGACCCTACTGTTATCGTTATTATTTTAACTGCTTATTCAAATGTTACAGATGCTGTTAAGGTCGTTAAAGAAGGTGCTTATAACTATCTCGAAAAACCAATTAGTTCTGATAACTTAGTTTCTTTAATAAAGCGAGCTCTCAAAGCTCGTTCATTAGTTGAAACGGTTGGCTTTTCTGCACCAGTTCTTTCTCTTGGTGATACTAAAAATAAATTTGTTGGTGAATCAGATGTTATGCAAAAGGTTTTCAATGTAATTGGAAAGCTAGCACAGGTTAATACTCCTGTTTTAATTCGTGGTGAGTCTGGAACTGGTAAGGAGTTAGTTGCTCGTGCGATACACTATAACGGTCCTAGAAAAGATGAGAAGTTTGTAACAATAAACTTAGCGGCCATTCCCGAAAACTTAATTGAATCTGAGCTATTTGGTCACGAAAAAGGTGCTTTCACTGGTGCTAATGAAAGAAAGATTGGTAAATTTCAATTTGCAGATGGTGGAACTCTTTTCTTAGATGAAATTGGTGATGTTTCTTCAACGATGCAAGTAAAGTTACTTCGTGTTCTTCAAGAGGGGACTTTTACACCTGTAGGATCAAATAGAGAAATTAAGGCGGATGTTCGTGTTATTGCAGCTTCTCACAAGCCATTTGAAAAAATGATTGAAGAAGGAACATTTAGAGAAGATTTATTCTACCGTTTAAATGTTCTTCCTGTTTATCTTCCTCCTTTAAGAGAAAGAAATACTGATATCCCACACCTTGTTGATTACTATGTTAAGTATTTTAACAATGTTCATAACCTAGAAATTAGTGGCCTTGATGATGAGGCGATGAAAATAATGCAAGGTCATGATTGGCCAGGTAATATTCGTGAACTTAGAAATGTTATCGAGCATGCTTTTATTATTGAAAGTGGTGACATTATTAAGGCGACGTCACTTCCTGATAAAATAAGAAAGTCCGTTACAGTTGATAATATTGTCGAAGAATCTCAGGCAATTATTGATTACGAGGAAATTAAAGACTCTGTATTAACAGATGCTGGTCAAGATGAACAACTTATTGCAAGTGCTCAAGGTTATCAATTTGTATTTGCGACAAGTGAAGTTGATGGTGAACTGAGACTAAACTTCTCTCAAGCTAAAGATATTTTTGAAAAAGAATTTATCATTCAGGCCTTGAAAATTAATAATGGTAAGATTAATCAAACAGCACTTAAGGCAAATATTCCTAAGAAAACTCTTCTTAGAAAGATTGAAAAGTACGAAATTAACCCTAAGGAATTTTATAAATGAATCGAATTTGGCAAATGACACTATTAATTGTTGGAATTCTTTTTTTAGATCAATTCTCTAAAGGTGCCATTCAATCTAGTTTTAAATTAGGAGAGACACTAACAGTTATCCCAGGTTTCTTTAATCTGACATATGTAAAAAATCCTGGTGTTGCATTTGGGATGGGGAGTGAATTTCCAGATGTCATCAGAATGATTCTTTTTAAGATTTTACCTGTAATTGCTTGTTTCTGGTTTGTATATCTAATTTGGGATTCAAGAAAAAAAAGTTATATGCTGTGTCTTGCTTATTCAATGATTTTTGCAGGAGCAGTAGGAAACCTCATTGATCGTATCTCTTTAGATTACGTAGTTGATATGTTCGATTTCTATTACAAGGGATGGCATTTTGCTGCATTCAATGTAGCGGATGCATCAATATCTGTTGCAGCAGGAATATATATTATTGATTATTTTTTAACTGAAGTACGTGGAAATAAGAAGAGTGCTCAAGCCTAGGCTTAAGCGCTCTCTTCTTCTGTATTTGATTCTTCGCTTGGTTTTTCTTTAGTGATTCCGAATTCGTTATGTAATTCGTTAAGTGACTCTTCTGAAACATAAAGTTCAGACTTAAGTGTCTCACGTCCCCAAATAGCAAAAGCATCGTTGTGCTCATACATTGTAATCGTTTCCCAAGGACAGTCTTGAGAACAGTTTTGACAACCGATACATCTAGCTAGGTCGATTTCAACTGTTTGATTAAATTGTGGGTTTGTTGGATTAGGACCTGGAACAAGTTCAATTGAATCAACCGGACAACCTTGAATACAGATTTCACAACCTGTACATCCTGACTGGTGAACAACAGCTAGTAGCTTTGGACCTTTCTTACCCTTACGTGCTGGCTTAAAACGTGCCGAGTGGTAAGGATTCTCCACTAAAAATTTAACATCTTCGCTCATTAGCAATTCCTAATACTAAGTTAATTAGCAGTATTTTAACGTATATCAACGCATCATAAAAGGGATTTTTGCCTGATTAAAATACATTAGGTATAGTCCTTTAGCAATATTGAAAGATAAAAAGCTTGGGTAAATAATTGTTTTTACCTAACGTGATATCAGAGGTTTACATTGAGAAAGTTAAGATTTGTCACAGCGGCCAGTTTGTTTGATGGCCATGATGTATCAATAAATATTATGAGAAGGCTACTACAGTCAAAGGGCGTTGAGGTTATTCACCTAGGACATAACCGCTCTGCTCAAGAGGTTGTCGATGCTGTTTTACATGAAGATGCAAATGCAGTTGCCATGAGTTCTTATCAGGGTGGCCACAATGAATACTTTGCATATGTTCGTGAGCTTCTTGATCAGGCCGGAGCGACAAATGTACGTATCTTCGGTGGTGGAGGTGGTGTAATCACTCCTAAGGAAATCAAGGCCCTTCACGATAAAGGTATTACGAGAATCTATTCTCCAGAAGATGGAATGAAGTTAGGTCTTGAAGGAATCATTGATGACATGATTGAGAGAGCAACTCATTCGACTCTAGATGGGTTCAAATTAGATGCTAAGGCGAAAGAGCTTCCAAAGACTCAACTTGCAAAAGTTATTACGGCCATTGAAGATGGTGCTGATATTGAAATCCCTTCTTCGGAAAAAAATATTCCAGTTCTTGGTATTACAGGAACCGGTGGTGCAGGTAAGTCATCTTTAATTGATGAAACTCTTTTAAGATTTCACCGTTTCTATCCTGAAAAGAAAGTTGCACTTATTTCAGTTGACCCAACAAAGAAGAAAACACAAGGTGCGCTTCTAGGTGACCGTATTAGATTAGGTTCTGCAAACTTTGAAAACTTCTATATCAGGTCACTTGCGACTCGTGATTCTGGAACAGAACTTTCTCCACAAATTAAAAAGACAGTTAACTTCTTAAAGGAGCAAGACTTCGATTTAATTATTGTTGAGACTTCTGGTATTGGTCAGGCTTCAGATGAAATTACAAAAATTTCTGATAAGTGTGTTTATGTTATGACTCCTGAATATGGAGCTGCAACACAGCTTGAAAAAATTGAAATGCTTGAGCAGGCGGACTTTGTTGTTCTTAACAAATTTGAAAAGCCTCGCTCTGAAGATTCAATGAGAGATATTAGAAAGCAATATCGTCGCAATCATCAGTTATTTGCTGGACATCCAGGTTCGCCAACAGATGAAGAACTTCCTATCTTTGGAACAATGGCGTCGAAGTTTAACGATGTCGGTGTAAACGCTTTATTCCAAGCAATTGCACAGACTTTTGATTTTGATCAGGCTCCGCTTGAGGGAATTATTGCAAATCGTGCAAGTAACGATAAGACAAGAATTATTCCGGCCGAAAGATCACTTTACTTAAGAGAAATTGCAAAAGCTTCTCGTGATTATAATCACGAAACTGAAATAAGAATGGAAAAGCTTCGCGATATCGAGGCCCTTGAGATAACAAGCAAGATTGTTCCAAGTAATGAAGTAGATGCAAAGCTTGCTCAGCTCAAATCAGAACTTGGCGAAGATGTTGAAAAAGAAATCGAACAATTCCAATCAGTCGTTAAACAATACCAAGACGGAACTTTCACATACCACGTACGTGATCGTGAGTTTAAAGTTGCGACAAAATACACTTCTCTTTCAGGCCTAGATATTCAAAAGGTAGGAACACCAAGATTCTCTTCTAAGGTCGATCAGTATCGATTTATTAGAGATGTTAATATGCCAGGGTTCTTCCCATTTGCTGCAGGGATTTTCCCATTTAAACGTACAGATGAAGATCCAAAGAGGATGTTTGCTGGAGAAGGTGGCCCAGCAAGAACGAATAAGCGTTTCCACTACTTATCTAAAGATGATAAGGCAAAACGCTTATCAACTGCATTCGACTCAGTAACTCTTTATGGAGAGGATCCAGACCTTCGTCCTGATATCTTTGGTAAGATTGGAGAAGCAGGGGTTTCAATTGCAACTGTTGAAGATATGGAGTTACTATTTGATGGTTTTGATCTTTCTGATCCATATACATCAGTTTCGATGACAATCAATGGTCCAGCTCCAATTATGTTAGCTTTTTATTTAAATACTGCTTTAAGGCAGAAGCTTAAAGGTGATGACTACTACGACACTGAAAAACGTCTCGCAATCCTTCAACAGATTCGTGGGACAGTTCAAGCTGATATCTTAAAAGAGGATCAAGCTCAAAACACTTGTATTTTCTCTCTTGAGTTTGCTCTTAAGATGATGGGAGATGTTCAAGAGTACTTCTGTCAGCAAAAGATTAAAAATTACTATACAGTTTCAATCTCTGGTTACCATATTGCTGAAGCAGGAGCGAACCCAATTACTCAGGTTGCTTTCACTCTTGCAAACGGTTTTACATTTGTAGAGTACTACCTTGCTCGTGGACTAAATATTGATGAGTTCTCGCAAAATCTATCTTTCTTCTTCTCAAATGGACTTGATCCTGAGTATTCAGTGATCGGACGTGTTGCTAGAAAGATTTGGGCAATCACAATGCGTGATAAGTATGGTGCAAACGATAAGTCACAAAAATTCAAATATCATATTCAAACTTCTG
The DNA window shown above is from Bacteriovorax sp. BAL6_X and carries:
- a CDS encoding sigma-54 dependent transcriptional regulator, which produces MHKVLVVDDDKVLQTSVREALEFHHFAVDVADNGKEALSAVYKTKYDLVVMDVNMPEMDGIEALTEIKKHDPTVIVIILTAYSNVTDAVKVVKEGAYNYLEKPISSDNLVSLIKRALKARSLVETVGFSAPVLSLGDTKNKFVGESDVMQKVFNVIGKLAQVNTPVLIRGESGTGKELVARAIHYNGPRKDEKFVTINLAAIPENLIESELFGHEKGAFTGANERKIGKFQFADGGTLFLDEIGDVSSTMQVKLLRVLQEGTFTPVGSNREIKADVRVIAASHKPFEKMIEEGTFREDLFYRLNVLPVYLPPLRERNTDIPHLVDYYVKYFNNVHNLEISGLDDEAMKIMQGHDWPGNIRELRNVIEHAFIIESGDIIKATSLPDKIRKSVTVDNIVEESQAIIDYEEIKDSVLTDAGQDEQLIASAQGYQFVFATSEVDGELRLNFSQAKDIFEKEFIIQALKINNGKINQTALKANIPKKTLLRKIEKYEINPKEFYK
- a CDS encoding 4Fe-4S dicluster domain-containing protein gives rise to the protein MSEDVKFLVENPYHSARFKPARKGKKGPKLLAVVHQSGCTGCEICIQGCPVDSIELVPGPNPTNPQFNQTVEIDLARCIGCQNCSQDCPWETITMYEHNDAFAIWGRETLKSELYVSEESLNELHNEFGITKEKPSEESNTEEESA
- the lspA gene encoding signal peptidase II translates to MNRIWQMTLLIVGILFLDQFSKGAIQSSFKLGETLTVIPGFFNLTYVKNPGVAFGMGSEFPDVIRMILFKILPVIACFWFVYLIWDSRKKSYMLCLAYSMIFAGAVGNLIDRISLDYVVDMFDFYYKGWHFAAFNVADASISVAAGIYIIDYFLTEVRGNKKSAQA
- the icmF gene encoding fused isobutyryl-CoA mutase/GTPase IcmF, which codes for MRKLRFVTAASLFDGHDVSINIMRRLLQSKGVEVIHLGHNRSAQEVVDAVLHEDANAVAMSSYQGGHNEYFAYVRELLDQAGATNVRIFGGGGGVITPKEIKALHDKGITRIYSPEDGMKLGLEGIIDDMIERATHSTLDGFKLDAKAKELPKTQLAKVITAIEDGADIEIPSSEKNIPVLGITGTGGAGKSSLIDETLLRFHRFYPEKKVALISVDPTKKKTQGALLGDRIRLGSANFENFYIRSLATRDSGTELSPQIKKTVNFLKEQDFDLIIVETSGIGQASDEITKISDKCVYVMTPEYGAATQLEKIEMLEQADFVVLNKFEKPRSEDSMRDIRKQYRRNHQLFAGHPGSPTDEELPIFGTMASKFNDVGVNALFQAIAQTFDFDQAPLEGIIANRASNDKTRIIPAERSLYLREIAKASRDYNHETEIRMEKLRDIEALEITSKIVPSNEVDAKLAQLKSELGEDVEKEIEQFQSVVKQYQDGTFTYHVRDREFKVATKYTSLSGLDIQKVGTPRFSSKVDQYRFIRDVNMPGFFPFAAGIFPFKRTDEDPKRMFAGEGGPARTNKRFHYLSKDDKAKRLSTAFDSVTLYGEDPDLRPDIFGKIGEAGVSIATVEDMELLFDGFDLSDPYTSVSMTINGPAPIMLAFYLNTALRQKLKGDDYYDTEKRLAILQQIRGTVQADILKEDQAQNTCIFSLEFALKMMGDVQEYFCQQKIKNYYTVSISGYHIAEAGANPITQVAFTLANGFTFVEYYLARGLNIDEFSQNLSFFFSNGLDPEYSVIGRVARKIWAITMRDKYGANDKSQKFKYHIQTSGRSLHAQEIDFNDIRTTLQAYLALSDNCNSLHTNAYDEAITTPTEESVRRAMAIQMIINREFGLNKSDNPMQGAYVIEELADLVEEAILTEFERISDKGGVLGAMESMYQRSKIQEESLYYETLKDSGELPIIGVNTYIADNIDEQLNQEIELSRCSDEEKKGQISRLNDFKERNADKSEEALNKLREVALSGGNIFAELIETVNYCSLGQITNLLYEIGGKYRRNM